CCCCCGCGACGCTGCCTGACCACCCGGATAGGCCGCCCGGTTTAGCTGGTCGTTTTCCAACGGTTCCGCGATCCCACCCATGTTCACCGCCCCCATTTCTTTTTCTTGACTTAACCTCCCCCATTGAGCTAACCTACCCTCCGCGCTGGATCCGTGGCGGGCGTCCCCTGCGGCACCCGGATCCGGCCCACCCCAAAGGGGGCTGAGTATGTCGGGGCCGAGTATGTCGGGGCCGAGTATGTCGGGGCCGGGCATGTCGGGGCCGGGCATGTCGGGGCTGAGTCGCCGGGCGGCAGAGAAGCCCCCGGACTGAGCACCAACTCGGTCTAGTAGCGCCGGAGCTGAGTTGTGATCGGGCGGTTGAAACCCCTTGCTTCACCGGCACCTGGCGACGACGCTGACCAACCCGGCAGACCTCAGCCACACCCCTTTGGAGATAAAGCTCAGGGGCTGATCTAGAGCCCGACGTCGGGGCCTCCTTCGCAACGCCGCACCTCGGAGGTTGACCAGCAGCGGAAACGGCAGCCATGCCGCCCTCCGCCCGCACACCCGCGTCGGATGATCCGGCCCCGCCCGGGGTCGTTTTGTTTACCGCGGCCCACAGGCGAACACCGACCCTTACTGACGATGAAAACTACACCGATCCCCTCGGCTCTGTATTGCGCTTTGTGCGCCCTCGTCCTGATCACCGCCTGCGGCGAGGACGCCTACCACGAGGCCGTCAACGAGCTCTACTTCGAGGCCGTCGCCGCCCTCGAGGAGGGTGACCTGGAAACCGTCGAGGGCGTCGCCGCCGAGTTCACCGCGGACTATCCCGCCGAGCCCGCCGGCATCTTCCTCCAGGGTGTCCTCATCTACCAGCGTGAGGGTCTCGAAGCAGCCCTGCCGCTCTTCGACACCTTCGACACCCTGGCCTACGACCGTTTCGTCCGCAACTATCAGGAGCTGGAGAGCGAAGAGCGCTTGACGGCCCTGATCACCAAGGACGCCGCCGTTCGTCTGGCCAATCTCTGCGTCGAGGAAGGCCAGATGAGCGTCTATCAGCGCTTCAGCATTCTCGCCCACGATATCGAGGCCACCCGCACCCGGCGCGAACGCTGAGTCCGGCCTCCAACCCTTTACCATCCGTCCGGGAGGAGAAGATGCCCCTCGCCAAGGAACGCAAGCAGGAGATCATCGCCAAGTTTGGTCAGGACGCCGACGACACCGGCTCCACCGAGGTTCAGGTCGCCCTGCTGACCGCCCGCATCAAGGACCTGACCGAGCACTTCCGCACCCACACCAAGGACCACCACGGCCGCCGCGGCCTGCTCAAGCTCGTTTCCAAGCGCCGTCGGCTGCTCAAGTATCTCAAGAACAACGACGAGGAGCGTTACAAGAAGCTCATCGCCGAACTAGGCTTGCGCAAGTAGCACGACAAGCAAAGCCAAGAGGGCGCCCGACAGGCGCCCCGGGGGCGCGTTCGCGCCCCGCCATCAAAAGAGAACGAGACAGAGAAAGAGAGACGCATACATGATCGTCCGCAAAGAAATCCCGGTCGGCAAGGAGAACCTGATCCTGGAGACCGGCAAGATCGCCAAGCAGGCCGACGGAGCCGTGATGGCTTCCTACGGCGACACCTACGTCCTGTCCACGGCCTGCATCGACGACCGCGAGAAACCCGACCTGGGCTTCGTGCCCCTCGTCGTCGATTACCGCGAGCGGCGCAGCGCCGCCGGCAAGATCCCCGGCGGGTTCTTCAAGCGCGAGGGCCGACCCGGCACCACCGAGGTCCTCAACAGCCGCATGATCGACCGCTCCGTCCGTCCCCAGTTGCCCAAGAACCTCAACCGCGAGGTCCAGCTCATCGGCACCGCCTTCTCGGCGGACCCCAACCAGGAAGCCAACGTGGTGGCCATGAACGGCGCCTTCGCCGCCCTGGCCCTCTCCAACATCCCCCACGAGCACATCCTCGGCGCCGTCCGCCTCGGCTACATCGACGACGAATTCATCTTCAACCCCACCGAGGAAGAGATGGAGGAGTCCCTCCTCGATCTCGTCGTCAGCGGCTGCTCCGAGGCCCTGGTGATGGTCGAGGGCCACGCCCGCGAGTTCCCCGAAGATAAACTCGTCGAGGGTCTCAATCAGGCCCATGAGTGCATCGTTCGCATCGTCGGCGGCATCCGCGAGATGGTCGAGACCCTCGGCAAACCCAAACTGGTCTTCCCGGCCCCTGAGATCGACGAAGATTTCCGGACCACGGTCCTCGAACTCCTCGGCGATAAGATGGAACGGGCCGTCCTCGACCACAAGGACAAACTCGAGCGCCACGACGCCATCTGCGCCGTCACCGAAGAGGTGCGCGACGAGCTGGCCGAGAAACTGGAGGGCGACGAGGAACTCGAGAGCAAACTCAAGCTGGCCAAGAACCTGTGTCGCGAGGCCGAGCGCGGGGTCATCCGCCGCACCATCGCCGAAAAGAAGACCCGCATCGACGGCCGCGGATTGAACGAAGTCCGGCCGATTAGCATCGAAGCCCCCGTGCTGCCCCGGACCCACGGCTCTGTGCTGTTCACCCGCGGCGAAACCCAGGCCCTGGTCACCGTCACCCTGGGGACCCCCTCCGACGAGCAGAAGATCGAGGAGCTGACCGGCGAGTACTGGTCCAGCTTCATGCTCCACTACAACTTCCTGCCCTACTCCGTCGGCGAGGTCCGCTTCCTGCGCGGTCCCGGACGGCGCGAGATCGGCCACGGCATGCTGGCCAAGCGCGCCCTCAAGTCCGTCATCCCCGCCAAAGAGGACTTCCCCTACACCATCCGCGTCCTCTCCGACATCACCGAATCCAACGGCTCATCGTCGATGGCCACCGTCTGCGGCGGCTCCCTGGCGATGATGGACGCCGGCGTGCCGCTCAAGGCCCCCGTGGCCGGCGTGGCCATGGGGCTGGTCAAGGACGGCGACGACTTCAACGTCCTGACCGACATCCTCGGCGACGAGGACCACGTCGGCGATATGGACTTCAAGATCGCCGGCACCAGCGAGGGCGTCACCGCCGTCCAGATGGACATCAAGCTCGACGCCCTGCCCGCCGAGGTGCTCACCAAAGCCCTCTCTCAGGCCCGCGAGGCCCGGCTGCACATCCTGGAAAAGATGAACGAAGTCCTCGCCGCCCAGCGCGAGGAGCTCAGCCCCTTCGCCCCGCGTATCCACACCCTGACCATCCCCAAGGACAAGATACGCGACCTGATCGGCCCCGGGGGCAAGGTCATCCGCGCCATCACCGAGGAGACCGGAGCCTCCATCGACATCGAGGACGACGGCACCGTCCTCGTCGCCAGCCCCGACCTGGAAACCATCGAGGCCGCCCTGACGCGCATCAACGCCATCGTCAAGGACCCCGAGCCCGGCGAAATCTACGACGGTAAGGTCACCCGGCTGATGAACTTCGGCGCCTTCGTCGAGATCCTCCCCGGCAAGGAAGGCCTCGTCCACATCTCCGAGCTCGACTGGGGCCACACCGACAAGGTCGAGGACGTCTGCAAGGTCGGCGACGAGATGAAGGTCATGGTCAAGGAGATCGACAGCCAGGGCCGGCTCAACCTGACCCGCAAGCAGCTCCTCGACAAGCCCGAAGGCTACGACGAGAGCAAGGAAAAAAGTCGCGGCGACAACCGCCGCGGCGGTAGCGGCGGCGGTGGTCGACGCCGGCGACGCTAGAAGGGATTTTGATGATGAAACACCTGTCAAGCCTCACCCTCGCCGTCCTCTGCGCCCTGCTGCTGGTCGCCGCCTGCGAGGAAGAAGCCGAAACCACCGACGAGGGAGAAACCTACTCCCTCGTCGAACCCACCCTCGACAAGGAAGCCTATCAGCTTGGCGACCTGCTCAACCTGTCCTACGAAGTCGCCAACCCCACCCTCGATCCCGACACCGGCGAGTACGATGTCTACGTCAACCTCGACGTCACCCGGGACGGCGAGCCCTACGACGCCTACCCGCAGATCGAACACGTCAGCGACGCCGAGCTGCCCCTCAAGCTCAACCACGCCATCGAACTCAACCCCGACGTCTACCTCCCAGGCGACTACGACCTGAAGCTGATGGTCACCAACCGGGTCCAGGACCAAAACGAAACCCTGGAACAGGACCTGAGCTTCACCATCGAGGGTCCCCCACAACCGCCCACACCCACCGAAGGCCCCGGTTCCAACGACGTGGAATCCGAGACCGCAACCCACTAACACCTTGACAAAACCCCCCTTCCGTGCTACCTTTTCCTCACGCCATCGCGGGGTGGAGCAGTGCGGTAGCTCGTTGGGCTCATAACCCAAAGGTCGCAGGTTCGAGTCCTGCCCCCGCAACCAAGGGGGGCTGGTATTAGCCCCCCTTCCTACTACAGTTTAGCTTTAAACAAAGGGAGGCTGGTATTAGCCCCCCGCCGCCACTGAAGGGTATTCCCGGCGGACCGCAGGGGATTCATCCCCCGGGTCCGCCCCAGGTGAACCAGAACCGCTCTCCCTCCCGGCCCGGATAACAAAGCCCGGATAACAAAGAGGTTGCTTACACGTAGGGCGGGGGCTCCGCCCCCCGCCGCCACTGAAGGGTATTCCCGGCGGACCGCAGGGGCTTCATCCCCCGGGTCCGCCCCAGGTGAACCGGCGGCTCACCTATCTCTCACAGAACTCGACTCGCTCCCGGCTGTAGGTGGGCACTTGCACTCGGGCAAAAGCCAGCCTCAGCGTCTCGGCGACGGCATCCGCGCCCCGCGCCAGAGAGCGACAGCGTACATTGAAGGAATAGGGTGTGATGCTTTTCTCGGGCAGGTAGAGCATCTCGACGAAGCTCTTCCGCTCGCCCTTGATACCGCTGTTGGAGATTGGGGGCACAAGGCATCCAGCCACAGGGCGCTTCCCGCCAAGCTCTCTCAGTCGTGCGGCGTACAGCGCAGCGGTTGAATTGTCGGGGTATTTATTCAGGATAAAGAGCAGAACGGCTCTTGGCCAAGTGGCTAGATCAGACCAGAAAGCATCCGGCCTTTCTCCTTGCCTTTCTCCTTGTAAAACTCCAAGTAGATTATAGGGGTCCAACAGAAGCAGTTGGGGTGGGGGCTGTTGTGTTGGTATCCCTGCAAGCGCTCTGTAGCCATCGTTGTCTATGGGAGTCACGATTGTATAGCCGGCTTGTTGTAATGCGTCGCGCTTGTTGGCATCCTCATCGAAGCAATGAATGCTGGATTTCGGTATGAGGCGTTCGGCTAGACCCGTGCTCCCCAGATACCGGCCCCGAGACAACGCATCGGATTGCGCCTCCCGCAGAAGCAGATCGGCGGGCGCCGCCAGTAATCGTTCTCCGACCGCTTGCGCAGCCTCGTACTCAGGTTGACCCGCGAAGGGATCGTAGAAACAGCCGCCTCGCGGCAGCCAATCCAGACAGCGCAGCAGCCATTCGTGCTTGATCAGATCCCCGACGTTACCAGCATCATATCGCATCGGATCCCCTTTCATATGAGGTGTTTTTATTATCAGATATCCTACTGACGCATTGCGTCAATGCTTGCCGGAAAGGAAAAGGCATTATGGAACTTGTTCGGACCAAATCATGGCCGGTATTGAAAGACTCGCCTAGCGGGTATTCGCTGCCCGGGTGCGTCCGTCTTTGATACCGCTGCATTAATGCACGGTCTTGTTACTTGATAATGAGGCGGTTATGAGTCGAGTAGCAATCGGATCATCGTTACCTGCAAGCTACCAGGCAAGGTAAGCTATCCACCGAGCGCGCCCCCGGCAGCCGCCGCATTTTAATTGCTGATAAGTGCAGGCTTATCAGCTGCTACACCTGTGTTATCAGCGGAATACAATCACAACCTGGTCCGAGCAGGGTAGGCGATCCCAAGGAAAAACGGGGACCGATGGAGTTACCCATCTCCCCGCCCCGTTTGCTGAAAAGGTTGTTCCAGACCGCCCTCACTCCATCAGCCCCCGCTCGTACTCCTCCTTGAACCGCGCTATCCCCCGGTAGATGGCGTAAGCGGCCTCGTGCTGGTAGGCGGGGTCGCTGAGCAGGGCCTCCTCGCTCTCGTTGGTCAAGAAGCCTACCTCGACAAGGATCGAGGGCATGCGGGCCTCGCGCATGACGTGGAAGTTGGCCTGCTTGACGCCGCGGTCGTAGCAGCCCAGGTACTCGAGCATCGATTGCTGGACGCAGGTGGCCAGGCGCTGGCTCTCTTCGAGGTACTCGTTCTGGATCAGCGAGCCGAGGATCAGGGACAGTTCGTCGCCGGCGGCCTCGGGGGGCAGGTCTGGGTCGAGGGCGAAGTCGGCGTTCTCGAGCTGGGCCAGGGCGCGGGCCTCCGTGGTCTGGGCCTGGGCCAGGTAGAAGGTCTCGGCGCCGTGGGCGTGGGTGTTGGAGTGGCCGTTGAGGTGGATGGAGATGAACAGGTCGGCGTCGGCGCGGTTGGCCATCAGCGTGCGGCCGTCCAGGCCGATGGTGCTGTCGGCGGTGCGGGTCAGGATGACCTCGAGGCCCAGGTGGCGTTCGAGCATCTGGGCCAGGAAGAGGCAGAGCGGCAGGACCTCGTGCTTCTCGACGTGGCGGCCGCTCCAGGAGCCGGTGCCGATGTGCTCACCGCCGTGGCCGGGATCGACGACGACGCGGCGGATACGCAG
Above is a genomic segment from Candidatus Coatesbacteria bacterium containing:
- the pnp gene encoding polyribonucleotide nucleotidyltransferase, translated to MIVRKEIPVGKENLILETGKIAKQADGAVMASYGDTYVLSTACIDDREKPDLGFVPLVVDYRERRSAAGKIPGGFFKREGRPGTTEVLNSRMIDRSVRPQLPKNLNREVQLIGTAFSADPNQEANVVAMNGAFAALALSNIPHEHILGAVRLGYIDDEFIFNPTEEEMEESLLDLVVSGCSEALVMVEGHAREFPEDKLVEGLNQAHECIVRIVGGIREMVETLGKPKLVFPAPEIDEDFRTTVLELLGDKMERAVLDHKDKLERHDAICAVTEEVRDELAEKLEGDEELESKLKLAKNLCREAERGVIRRTIAEKKTRIDGRGLNEVRPISIEAPVLPRTHGSVLFTRGETQALVTVTLGTPSDEQKIEELTGEYWSSFMLHYNFLPYSVGEVRFLRGPGRREIGHGMLAKRALKSVIPAKEDFPYTIRVLSDITESNGSSSMATVCGGSLAMMDAGVPLKAPVAGVAMGLVKDGDDFNVLTDILGDEDHVGDMDFKIAGTSEGVTAVQMDIKLDALPAEVLTKALSQAREARLHILEKMNEVLAAQREELSPFAPRIHTLTIPKDKIRDLIGPGGKVIRAITEETGASIDIEDDGTVLVASPDLETIEAALTRINAIVKDPEPGEIYDGKVTRLMNFGAFVEILPGKEGLVHISELDWGHTDKVEDVCKVGDEMKVMVKEIDSQGRLNLTRKQLLDKPEGYDESKEKSRGDNRRGGSGGGGRRRRR
- the rpsO gene encoding 30S ribosomal protein S15 encodes the protein MPLAKERKQEIIAKFGQDADDTGSTEVQVALLTARIKDLTEHFRTHTKDHHGRRGLLKLVSKRRRLLKYLKNNDEERYKKLIAELGLRK